In Oryza sativa Japonica Group chromosome 1, ASM3414082v1, the genomic stretch AATTAACTTAAGTAATGTGGGTTAGGATTCAAAATTTCCGAATGAAATTTTGGTCATATTAGACCATCCGATACCATACTATTTTagctaaatttttaatttttaatttttttcatgaattttggtaatatttatttaaatttgaataacatatttttaaaatttcaaaaaatttgaaCCGAAATTTCGAAAATATCATCATATCGGCACCCGATACAGATACCGGAAACAAAAAGTCTGAACCCTGATGTGGGCACTGGCGCACTGCACGATGCTGCCGATGCACGAACTGTGTTTCatccatccatgatccatgcATCTTGTTTCTCCAATTTTCTAGTATATCTCGATCTGGCAGCGGACAAGAGACTTTCGTTGTCCGGTCCTAAATTAATCAACAGAAATGACCAAAGAACATCTTACAATATAATGATCATCCCTTTAAAAttctcttaattaattaaatacccAACAATTAATTATGCACGCATCGAAAAACAAAGGGAAAAGAATCTACGCAGAGTTCTGCATGTTAGAAAAGACAATTCCCTTTAAGCTAGCCTTCTTTAGAGTGAAAGATATTTGGAGATCAATTTGCACGTAAATtaatctaattaattaagccaTGTAACTGAGTAACAATTCCCTTGAAGAGCCATAGGAAACTATAACGCGGGATAATTGGACTGTCACGATCAGTACTTCTGTAGAATTTATTGGCTTGCGAGAAATGGCACAAGAAGAACAAGATAGAGATGAAGGAAACAGGAAATTGTGTTGCTGTCTCAACCACGTGTGGAATCACTGTATCATGCCCAATGGCCAAAATTATCAGAACATCGACATCTTAAATAATTAGGACGACTAATACGTGTAACAGATATTAATAAGACCATTTGCTGACTAGGAGTGTACCATCGATGTtcattaactaattaattatttattaatCAATTAGTCATTACATATCATTTACTTGCTCTGTTCacgaatataaacatttttaaggAGTCAAAGCATGGATTAAGATTTAGATGAAATTGTTTTGATGACTAGAAATTTTACTAATAATGTTAAAAATacgttttctaaaaaaaataatgagatTAAAGATATGATATGGTCCCCATATCTTTGGACTTTGAGTATGTATTAGACTGTTATTAGCGTGGTGTTGTGTATGTTTGGTTTGTGCATGGTTACGGATGTGCCCGTGTAAATCAATAAATCTTAAAGGAGTAGTTGGACTGGAAAAGTGGTACGGAGTATTACATAAATGTTTGTTCTGGACAAATTTAATTAAACGTTAGAAATGTTTACGTCTGTGCAAAGATAAATATTAATCAGTGAATGTtagaacatactccctccgtttcataatgtaagtcattctttGATGCCCAATTCTTTGATGTAACCCCTACTCTATCAATATACAAGCAAAGCTTTTACCCTCTtttcaagaaaaataaatataaaaaccaAAATGTTGAACATTGCAATTGGGTGCAGGCCGGTGGGCCGTCGTACAAGGTGCCGCTCGGCCGCCGTGACGGCCTCACATCGGCGACGCCGTCACAGGTGCTGggcgcgctcccgccgccgacctcccacGTCCCCGAGCTCATCGCCGCGCTGGCCAAGCTCaacctcgacgccgccgacctCATCGCGCTCTCCGGCGCCCACACCGTCGGCATCGCCCACTGCACCTCCTTCACCGGGCGGCTGTACCCGAAGCAGGACGGCACCATGGACAAGTGGTTCGCCGGCCAGCTCAAGCTGACGTGCCCGAAGAACGACACGGCCAACACCACCGTCAACGACATCCGGACGCCCAACGCCTTCGACAACAAGTACTACGTCGACCTGCAAAACCGCCAGGGCCTCTTCACCTCCGACCAGGACCTCTTCGTCAACGCCACCACCAGGCCGCTCGTCGCCGAGTTCGCCGTCGACCAGTCGGCGTTCTTCCACCAGTTCGTCTTCTCCGTCGTCAAGATGGGCCAGATCCAGGTGCTCACCGGCTCGCAGGGACAGATCCGGGCAAACTGCTCCGTCCGCAaccccggcgccgcctccgccgacgaggagctccCGTGGTCCGCCGCCGTGGAGACCGTCGTCGAGGCGGCCGAGAGCATCGTGCTCTAGACACACAATTGTGCGCGCCATGGACGCGTACGTCAGTACGTGTACCGTACGTTGAATGTGGAaagagacgacgacgactgtgGATATATGTTGGTTACTGCCATGTCGAATAAATGCATGACGTCATGACAACCTCCTTTATGATCAATATATATGGATGTGGATTTTCATCTTGCAGGAAACATCTTTTATTGTTTGTATGttatctaaatagttattaaaaatttaaaaaattatatataataaCATAGATtattatgaaatatatcactccataaaCATACAAGACcgaattcaacttctacaaattgcaacaaaaagaacaaattaaattgaacatagttatatatatattcgcagctatatttgttatttttgttacattatagaagttgaatttaaacttaaaTGTTTACGGAGtgatatatatttcatattaatatatattgccaaaattttttatgattattttaGGTGGAATGCACGAATCGAGAAGATATCCCTTGAGTGATAAAACCACTTTCCCAATGTATATTGCAGATCACTTCTTTTAATTAATTTAAGCCAAATTTaagatttaattaattaggttggAGTGGAGGCAGAAGTCACGCACCTGTAGACACACATGACACATGCGTTGAGTATTAAGGCGTACAATATTTGTCGGCAACGATAATAGATTAATAATTAATTCATAAGATACCTGCATAAATAGACGTATGTACGTATATaccagaaagagagagaaacaacCTAGTGTCTGAAACTCTAAAGACATACGTTTGCTGCATACATGACAAAAACATCCCGATGATTACTTGATCCTGATTAGGCAATGATCAACACCAATCAGTGATCGATCCTCGATCATCAGCAGATAGCAAGCACATGTCGATTGTTGCTGGCAGCAAGCAAGCTATATATAGTTTGTCACCCTCCAGGTCACAGATTACTTCAACTGAAGAAGTATCCGAATTAACAccaatatatcaaacaaaataaAGTAAAGTACAGTACtttccgtttcagattataagacattgtaattttgatcaaagtcaaattattttaaatttgactaagtttatagacaataatatttataatagtaaattagtttcatcaaatcaataatttaatatatttttataataaatttgtcttgggttgaaaatgctactatttttttataaacttaatcaaagttaaagcagtttaactttaacTAAAATCAAAATGTTTTATAACGGAGGTAGTAATCAATAATTAATCAGATCGCCGGCGTCTTGTCTGCTGATGGATCATACAGTATAATGGAATGACGGATGGTTCCTGTAGATGGAATGACGGATGAGGCTTGTGCAACAGCGGCATGCCAAGACGCACAAGACGAAGCCGCCATGGTAGCCCGAGCTGTGGAGGGGAAACTATTTCTTGATCTTTCGAGGGAAGGGGATATCTCCTCGTTATTTGCATATCACTTAAATAATCAGACGACATCTAAACTAAGAATCATATATACATATCTATCAGTCCAATGGATCATCTACGAGAAGTCGTTGTTCATCAGGAGCAGGAGGGTTGCCGTGGAGGGTATACAGCATGGCTTTTGTGCCGCAGCCGGATGCcatgaggaagaggaagatggcgagggcgaggaggaagacggcaaGGGCTCCATGGTGGGAGCGGTAGTACTTCACCATgaggacgccgacgccgatTGTCGTGACAGCTAGGCAGGCCAAGAAGGCCACCAGACCGTAGTCGTTGTCGATCCCGACATCCCGCTCCGCCATGGCGGTGAAGTAGTaatcgtcatcgccgtcgccgccgccgtcgccgccataaCCATCGTAGTTAGGGTTCTCTAGATCGCCCATTATTTATTGTTCTTCGATAATAATTAATTCTGATATATGCCTCTCTCTGCTAATGTACTAGCTAGAGATCACGATCGATGTATGTGTGGTTGTTGATTGGTACTATTTGTTTGTGCGGATTGCAATTAGGTTCGAATTAGGCTCGGATTATCTCGTTCAATTCGGTCACGCATGCATACTCTAAGTAAAACAGTCACGGATCGATCGGGTACCATATATGCTTAACCATATACCAAATTAAATAAAGGAGAAATATAATTTCTACCAACACGGGTGTTATCGTCTCCTGGCTGGGctgccctctctcccctctaTGGCACATGGCTGCATGATTGGTGGCCATCTTCTAGGGCTTGTTTACCTGATCATCTCCGTGCCAGCTTCGACTCCCTGGTCCTCCTAGTCTCATGGCAACTGTGGAGGGAACGTAACTCCAGGGTCCTTGACTCTGTGCTCTCTTCGGTCGCAGTAGTCCTAGAGGTCATCCTTTTGGAGGGCCGGCTGTGGTCGTTAGCGGCCGTCACTTACTTTGGGGAATTGTTGGGAGCGTAGAGTGGCTCTGCTCCCTTCCGCTGTTTGGAGTAGAGCTTTtcgagttttttttcctttcctttctttgttttttatcTTTGTTTTCTTCCTTACTTGGCATAGGCCGGTCTGGCTGAGTGAGTCGTGTATCAAAACTctattcttctaatatattgacatgcaattcttttgcgcgttcgcgaaAATAATTTCTAGCAACAATTAATCAATCAAATAAGTAAAATACCCTATACCTCTGTTTTTAAATAGATGAAATCGTTGACGTTGGGAATACGTTTGACCATTTTCATCTAATTCAAAAGAAGATGGTTTTTCATCCCTAGATATACCCTTTTAATTGCAAAAAAAGGTTGATATACATTAATAAGAGATAttgacttaaaaaatatataatgaaACTACAAATTGTAACAAGGTACTTTTATAACAGATATATCGCATAAAAAatatagaagttaaatttgacttatttgtaacaataaaaaaaataaattaaactaaaaCTTGCTAAAACATACATCTAGAACTATATTTGTTCCTTTTGGTTATAACTTAGTAGAAGTTTTCGCAAACCCGCATTACACGTCAATATATATTAGAAGGAACTTATATAAGTCAAATTAAGTTTTCGCAAACGTGCAAAAGGATTACACGTCAATATATATTAGAAGGAACTTATATATAAGTCAAATTTTACTTATATAATGTTCGTGGAATggtatatcatatattaataatggaTCATCTACTACAGGAAGCCTGTAACATTGTTCGAAGGGAGGGTGGCAAATTGCACGACGAGGAAGCAACAGACGAatgccaagaagaagaagaaaaagaagctgAGCACGAGGAGTAAGACGGCATCCGCTCCGTGATGGGACCCGTACGTGGTGGAAGTGCAGTGGATGGCGTAGCAGACCACAATGCATGTATTGAACACTCACGGATCGATCGAGTATACTGATCATGTTTGAATTCGGAAAAGAAACTTTCGTCAAAATTTTCTAACTAGCAACACGATTGCAAGAATcgatatgataaaaaaaaagacgtgtattttaaatttaaagttttaATTTGTGATCATACGTGACAAACAGCGCCCTGTTTTCATCACTGACGTAGCTAGCAACTAGCTTCCATCCAAAGAAGAATTAAGAGCTAGCCCATAGATTGATTAATTTGTTTACATTGCATATGTACGTACATTCATGTAGTGCTGAATTGAAGGTACGTTAATCATTCTCGATCCCCTCAACTCCGTGCGGACTACTAATCAACATGCATGGAAGTTGATATATGAAAAATTAATCCTAAAGAGAGAAATTTGACCTTGCCTAGCTAGCTTGTCAAGTCAAATGATCATTCGTTTGCGAAGGAGGCAACGTAACGACTAACGACTAGCTAGGTAGCATCTGCAACGTTTGTACGTACTACGTAGTACATCGGATCGTACGTACTGGCCGGCCGGTTTGGGTGATCGATGAACTCGATCGCTCGATCACACGCAACTGATAAAATAGAACAATCGATGGAAGCTACTAGCTCACATTATTGAGACAAAACGCAACACAGGTAGCAATTTTTGCCAACCTTCATACAGCTGCGCGAAATGGATGATTTTGTAGGTAGTCGATTGCGTTGACATTTTGACATCATTTTGTATATGCGAAAATGGATTTTGTAGGTGCGAACGAGCAAACGCCTATAAATTGATGAAGACACTCGCATGCAAGCTCATTCACCCCAACTCCAAGACACAAAATTAAGCCGATCGAGATGGCGAGAAAAATGAGCAGCACGTTGCAGGTTTTGGTCGTTTCCTGCTGCAGCTTGCTGCTTCTGTGTGCTCCGGCGGCCTCCGCCGGCGATTACCCGCCGACGGCGAAGGGCTTGTCGTACGGTTTCTACCAGAGGAGCTGTCCCAAGGCGGAGACCATCGTGAGGAGCTTCCTCAAGAAGGCCATCCGCAACGACGTCGGCCTCGCCCCCGGCCTCATCCGTCTCCACTTCCATGACTGCTTCGTCCAGGCAATTAActaattgattaaaattaattGATTATACACCTAATCATGCATAATGCATGTGCAAAATGATGAAATTACGCCTCAAACATGCTCTGAATTTTGAATTCTGGATTGAACAGATCGATCGATACTATATTTAAACACGCATCTGTGACGGGTAATTATTCGCGAACCGCCACTAATAATTGTGCTGCGCTGTGCGTGCAGGGTTGCGACGCGTCGGTGCTGTTGGCGCGCACGGCGACGGAGGCGAGCGAGCTGGACGCTCCACCCAACGAGACCATCCGCCCGTCGGCGTTGATGGCCGTCGCCCAACTCCGCGCCCTGCTCGACGACGCGTGCAGCGGGGCCGTCGTCTCCTGCGCTGACATCCTCACCCTCGCCGCGCGCGACTCCGTCCGCCTGGTCGGCGGGCCGGAGTACAGGGTCCCCCTGGGCcggcgcgacggcgcgacgaTCGCGGCGAGGGagcgcgtcgtcgccgcgttcccgccgccgagctccaaCGTGAcggcgctcctcgccgccgtggccaaGATCggcctcgacgccgccgacctcgtGGCGCTCTCCGGCGCGCACACGCTCGGCGTCTCCCGCTGCATCTCCTTCGACGACCGCCTCTTCCCGCAGGTGGACGCCACCATGGACGCGCGGTTCGCCGCCCACCTCAGGCTCTCCTGCCCGGCCAAGAACACCACCAACACCACCGCCATCGACGTACGGACGCCCAACGCCTTCGACAACAAGTACTACGTCGACCTGCTCAGCCGGCAGGGGCTCCTGACCTCCGATCAGGTGCTGTTCAGCGACGGCAGGACGAGGGGCCTCGTCGGCAGGTTCGCCGTCGACCAGCCGGAGTTCTTCCGCCGCTTCGCCTTCTCCATGGTGAAGATGTCGCAGATCCAGGTGATGACGGGAGTGCAGGGGGAGATCCGCACCAACTGCTCGGTGCGcaacgccgccggcggtggcaccTAGCTGGAGCTCAATTACTCTTTGCTCCGATGAAGAACTCGGAGCTTGCATGTAGCACGTTTTACTCGGGgtggattttaaatttttaatcacTCGAGAGAATATTCTCTCGTGtatctttttcttctaaattcgatacaaataattatgaaaaattctaaTAAAACTAGCgaaatgcccatgcgttgcactGGGTGAAGacaaaaataaatagtaatGGGCGTGTGGGAGCATAATGCCACCAGGTTAATTGAGATCCTTATAGTCAAATCGAATCTTTTCGGTGCAAGTAAGACGCTAACATGACATAATTATTCGTTGCTCTAAATCCATTCACATGGATTATAAGAAAGCTATTAATACCACTTTAAAATGAAATTATGTATTATACATACTAAAGTTTGAAACCCAAAAAGTATTTATTTTTGTCATGTATTATTATGAGTCGGTTGCAATGCATGGTTATATTTTTGTACTTGATATTGATAAACACTTTTTTTTACATACTGCAAGAGTAGTAATAGTACAAGAAATGTTTTTCGCTAGCTATCAGATAAATCTCACTGTACTCCAATTGCATAATCGCTTTCACTCAAAAAATCAGAAGGAAATCGTACGAtgaatggaaagaaaaaaaaaagtggtgtaTCATCTCActctaaaaaaattagaacaaaAACATACaacgaatgaaaaaaaattgatgtggaTGAGGGAAAAAATCTGGATGTAAACACGATTCATTTTGTTGGTGactacatgtttttttaaaaaacaaagacACGTGattgttttctattttctaaaagtaatttattttgtcagtAAATAATTCATTTTGTTGGTGgttacatgtttttttaaaaaagaaagacatgtgattttttttttactttcccAAAATAATGAAattgttcctttttttaaaTCCAATTCCTAGTAGACACAGATCCAAACACAAACTTTATTTAGTGTTAATAATCTCAGGCAAGCCTCCTATTTAGGTGGTATTATTCGTGCTACAGTGCTCGGTTACTACTATATCACGCAGAACTATGTTGTGCTGGGCTGCTGCTTCTCTGCTCTGTAGGCTGGCTGCCGGGCTGCTCGCtaggtttctcttttttttttccattctctTTTATTTGCGGAGCTCAGAGATCGTCGTAATGCATCCGGATTCACGGATTAGCGGCGAAATAATCACGTGGGCCCACCCTTTAATGacggaagaaaaaaatcaaccgAAAaccttacttattttttaattaggtatagatatagatatagatttgacaatgtagagtatagTGATATCTATCGGTCCACCAAAAATCAAGCTAAAATTTGACATACCCACTaagattaaaaaaagagagacaaaTTTTGTATACAATATGCTACTATTCATAAGTTTGTCTTTTCTATATGTCgatgtgtgagttgagtttggatctaaaattttgtggagttgtataGATATGTTGTACGaacattatcaaattttatataatttttttataactgtttggatgatatttttttaaaataaccgTTTGGGTGGATTATAAAATGCAGCTAGGCAGCTAGCATCcatcaaaatagtttccccGCTTTATGTACGCTCATCGGTTGCTAGTCTGTTAATGCTAGCTGCATTTTATAATCCGCATGTTAGTTCAGAGATCAAACTTTGATATTTGAAGgaatgaataaaataaaatttgtttgGGAATCGATTGCTTATGCACCCTGCGAAAAAGTGGCGGTTCAGCCTTCAAAATTTTTTGGGCCTACTAACTTCGATGGGCCGTTTTTTTTAGCCCATGCAGAAGACAGAAGTGTAGGACATTGACGTGACAACCTAACCATGCACATATTGGATGCATGCGCATATTGGATCACATAGATATATGCACAGACAGGGGtggatccaacgtgggtgcgGGGGGTTTCGagtcccccctacacccacaaGGCCCATGGATACCTCCCAGAGCATcccctttaatttttttaaaatgaatgATAAACTTAAGGCTTCTAAATGGCTGGAGGTTGaacaaactgtgtaattgagccCCCCTCCTCCCAATTTTTGTTCTTGGATCTGCCCCTGTGCACAGAGGATGGAGTATGTGAAGTGAAGGTCAAGAGTTCGTCAGGCATAACCAATTACGGCTGTGTTCGTTACTACTGGTTGGGAACAAATCTCTTGGCACATAAAATGGAGCGGCTCATTagcagctactccctccatttcaggttataagacattttgagtTTAGtgaaagtcaaactgctttaagtttgaccaagtttacagaaaaagtagtaacatttttaacccaagacaaaattattatgaaaatatattcaattattgatttgatgaaactaatttagtattatcaatattaatatatttgtctataaacttaatcaagcTTGAAATAATTTGACTTTGagcaaagtcaaaacgtcttataacctgaattGGATGGagcatttttttgaaaaatagattaatatgattttttaagcaattttcgtatagaatttttttgcaaaaaacacaccgtttagcggtttgaaaagtGTATGTGTAAAAAACGAAGAAGATGAGTTGAGAAAGCTAGGAAAGAAGTCAGTCTAAGCTCGTCGGCATAGCACTTAATCTGCTTTACCTGAGTGGTGGCCGGTCCTGGCCTTGTACAAGGGGCTGACGGCCTGAGGCTGAACCCCGTGAAACACCACCACCTCTTCTTCAACAGTTCAACTCGAGCGGGGGCGATGGAAAAAGCAATAGCAGGGGACATGAATATTCCAACTTTCCAGGACAtctttctgaattctgatggtGGTGGGCAATGTGAGACTGAAAAAAATCGatatgggagagagagagaggtcagAAATGGAGATGGAGGGGATGATAGGTGGAACccactctattttttttaatgattggGATGTCACGTGAACACCAAGTCAACGAAAAACCGCTTTTAAAAACAGTTGATGTAGTCATTTTAAACGGTTTTGATAGTTAGAGGGGTCGATTTATCTAGTTTTATGGTTGAGGAATATGAATCGGATTCAATTTATATTTGTGTGAGTAGTTAAATTTGcttgtgtttttctttcttcatcAGCTTATTCTTATTTTTCAATGATGATAAACTGATCAGCGTAGCCGCCGGCCCGTCGCCCACCCTTAAACAACGACAGCTAatttatgcatgcatggattccGATGGAGGAGCTGTGTGCACCACTCATTCGTAAGACTTCTTTCGAATAATTCAACGGAAGAAGGTTGAACCATTTGAAGCGAATCACACATTATTGATCTTTCTCTCCAAAGAATCGTGCTAGCTCGTtggaaaaaaggggaaaaaaaaacggCGAGCCTAGCTATAATTCAATTTGCGAGATTACACATATGTGAAAAATCGCCAAGTTAAGGGTTTTTCTTTATACATAACTAAATTTGCTACTAATCCTTATATAGCCGCCTATGAGCATTTGTGCATTGTACTATGCACCAACCTCCACTTGTAAAGTttcaaccaaaaagaaaaaaaaagccatcCACTTGTGCTGCCAATTTGCTCAATCCCGACAAGCTCGCTCGATCGTTCGCCGCATCAGCCAGTCTCAGTCCGCTGCAATTTGTTCGCGCATGCGTTCATATAATAGACCTATCATAGATTTTTCGACGATTCCAACGACCTCGTGGAAAAATCGCAGATGCACGCACCAAATCCATCAATTTCATCACGACACTCGCAAGTAGTGCGCGTCCGCTATAAAAGCGATGGAAATCCTCGGAGGACGGCACACGGTTGATCGATCAGTACGAGTACGACGAGAGCTAAGTAAACTTAGCTATATCGATCGACCATGGCGTCCAGGACTAGTGCTACTGCCGGCAtgctgctgctcgccgccgcggctgcgctGGTGtgcagctcggcggcggcgaggatgccGCCGTTGGCGAAGGGGTTGTCGTTGGGCTACTACGACGCGAGTTGCCCGCAGGCGGAGGCCGTCGTGTTCGAGTTCCTGCAGGACGCCATCGCCAAGGACGtcggcctcgccgcggcgctgATCCGGCTCcacttccacgactgcttcgtccaGGGCTGCGACGCCTCCATCCTGCTCGACAGCACACCCACCGAGAAGAGCGAGAAGTTGGCGCCGCCGAACAAGACCCTCCGCAAGTCGGCGTTCGACGCCATCGACGATCTCCGCGACCTGCTCGACAGGGAATGCGGCGACACCGTCGTGTCCTGCTCCGACATCGTCACCCTCGCCGCCCGCGACTccgtcctcctcgccggtgGCCCGTGGTACGATGTTCCCCTCGGCCGCCACGACGGCTCCAGTTTCGCGTCTGAGGACGCCGTCCTGAGCGCGCTCCCGTCGCCGGACTCCAACGTCACCACGCTCCTCGAAGCGCTGGGCAAGCTCAAGCTCGACGCCCACGACCTCGTCGCCCTCTCCGGCGCGCACACCGTCGGCATCGCGCACTGCACTTCCTTCGACAAGCGCCTCTTCCCTCAAGTCGACCCCACCATGGACAAGTGGTTCGCCGGCCACCTCAAGGTCACCTGCCCGGTGCTGAACACCAACGACACCACCGTCAACGACATCCGGACGCCCAACACCTTCGACAACAAGTACTACGTCGACCTGCAAAACCGCCAGGGCCTCTTCACCTCCGACCAGGGCCTCTTCTTCAACGCAACCACCAAGCCGATCGTCACCAAGTTCGCCGTCGACCAGTCGGCCTTCTTCGACCAGTACGTCTACTCCGTCGTCAAGATGGGCATGATCGAGGTGCTCACCGGCTCGCAGGGGCAGATCCGCAAGCGCTGTTCGGtgtccaacgccgccgccgccggcgaccgtgcTTGGTCCGTCGTGGAGACCGTCGCTGAGGCCGCCGAGAGCTTGGTGCTGTAGGGTGCTAACAAGGATGGCTAGTTTAATTAAGCTTATTTCCttgataaatattttgttgCTTCCAAATGTCATGAGTATGTACACTTGCGTGTATTTTGtagcttattttttatttgcaaataaagTTGAATATATGAAAACTATTTAAATCCCTcgagaggatatcccctcgtttgCTTAAAAACATCaaaacggttatgaaaaattctggaaaattttgacaatattcaTATAACATATCTATACAGctccacaaaatcttaagtccaaatgtgattcacacgtcgagatataaaaagacaaattcaacctctacattgtttttttttcagaaattttcacaactatttatatcaaatttgaaagaaaaaaggtgtacgaggggatatcccctcgagggatcagAATCTACTCCCCAAATATATAGGATTTATTGGATCCATGCAACTTTGGTGATTTGGAAATCAACCATTACAATTCAAGAAATCACCTAGTATAGGAGAACCTTGGCTATTGATTTTGCGTATAGTAAGCCAAACTTAACCTTAAGTAGAAACTAAGCAATCTAACAAACAATGTGGGTGGCTAATCAT encodes the following:
- the LOC4324554 gene encoding cationic peroxidase SPC4; the protein is MASRRSAAASPAMAAAAAVVAVSVYLLVCSAPAAATAAAVAKKPSYPPVAKGLSFDHYKKSCPQAEAIVFSFLRDAIGKDVGLAAALIRLHFHDCFVQGCDASILLTKTPGGPDGEQQAIPNESLRPAAFKAVNDIRALLDRACGRVVSCSDIVTLAARDSVKLAGGPSYKVPLGRRDGLTSATPSQVLGALPPPTSHVPELIAALAKLNLDAADLIALSGAHTVGIAHCTSFTGRLYPKQDGTMDKWFAGQLKLTCPKNDTANTTVNDIRTPNAFDNKYYVDLQNRQGLFTSDQDLFVNATTRPLVAEFAVDQSAFFHQFVFSVVKMGQIQVLTGSQGQIRANCSVRNPGAASADEELPWSAAVETVVEAAESIVL
- the LOC4324556 gene encoding cationic peroxidase SPC4 — encoded protein: MASRTSATAGMLLLAAAAALVCSSAAARMPPLAKGLSLGYYDASCPQAEAVVFEFLQDAIAKDVGLAAALIRLHFHDCFVQGCDASILLDSTPTEKSEKLAPPNKTLRKSAFDAIDDLRDLLDRECGDTVVSCSDIVTLAARDSVLLAGGPWYDVPLGRHDGSSFASEDAVLSALPSPDSNVTTLLEALGKLKLDAHDLVALSGAHTVGIAHCTSFDKRLFPQVDPTMDKWFAGHLKVTCPVLNTNDTTVNDIRTPNTFDNKYYVDLQNRQGLFTSDQGLFFNATTKPIVTKFAVDQSAFFDQYVYSVVKMGMIEVLTGSQGQIRKRCSVSNAAAAGDRAWSVVETVAEAAESLVL
- the LOC4324555 gene encoding cationic peroxidase SPC4, which encodes MARKMSSTLQVLVVSCCSLLLLCAPAASAGDYPPTAKGLSYGFYQRSCPKAETIVRSFLKKAIRNDVGLAPGLIRLHFHDCFVQGCDASVLLARTATEASELDAPPNETIRPSALMAVAQLRALLDDACSGAVVSCADILTLAARDSVRLVGGPEYRVPLGRRDGATIAARERVVAAFPPPSSNVTALLAAVAKIGLDAADLVALSGAHTLGVSRCISFDDRLFPQVDATMDARFAAHLRLSCPAKNTTNTTAIDVRTPNAFDNKYYVDLLSRQGLLTSDQVLFSDGRTRGLVGRFAVDQPEFFRRFAFSMVKMSQIQVMTGVQGEIRTNCSVRNAAGGGT